The Microbaculum marinisediminis genome includes a window with the following:
- a CDS encoding DUF3095 domain-containing protein yields MADALHAFYDRIPLIDRFETVGDTARYVSLPDGWHVGVADVEDSTRAIAAGQYKAVNMVGAAVIAATMNALKTRNYPFAFGGDGAAIAVPPDAAAAAADALARVRRFAATALDLELRVGLVPVEDIRAAGHDVRVARFGVSPKLSFALFSGGGVHWAEQALKAGRIALPEAPQDAWPDLAGLSCRWEPFASRNGRIVSLIAVPAPGADEADFAALVTRISEIADAAPDRAVPVSAESMVPTVFSSGLAIEARAARGAVGRTLTYLKLVAVSVFGWVLFRNHWRFGGFDPDAYRAMSVLNSDFRKFDDGLRMTLDCNAEVEAGIRRALEAAQADGIADYGIHTQDAALMTCLVPSVMSDDHMHFIDGAAGGYAQAAVALKGRIAARAAAA; encoded by the coding sequence ATGGCTGACGCCCTGCACGCCTTCTACGACCGCATTCCGCTCATCGACCGGTTCGAGACCGTCGGCGACACGGCGCGCTACGTGTCGCTGCCCGACGGCTGGCATGTCGGCGTCGCCGACGTGGAGGACTCGACCCGGGCGATCGCGGCGGGGCAGTACAAGGCGGTCAACATGGTCGGCGCCGCGGTGATCGCGGCGACGATGAACGCATTGAAGACCCGGAATTACCCCTTCGCCTTCGGTGGCGACGGCGCGGCGATCGCGGTGCCGCCGGACGCGGCGGCGGCGGCGGCGGACGCGCTCGCCCGCGTGCGCCGGTTCGCCGCGACGGCGCTCGACCTGGAGCTGCGGGTCGGGCTCGTGCCGGTCGAGGATATCCGCGCGGCCGGGCACGACGTGCGCGTCGCCCGGTTCGGCGTGTCGCCGAAGCTCTCGTTCGCGCTGTTTTCCGGCGGTGGCGTGCATTGGGCTGAGCAGGCGCTGAAGGCCGGCCGGATCGCGCTGCCGGAGGCGCCGCAGGACGCCTGGCCGGATCTGGCGGGCCTGTCGTGCCGCTGGGAGCCGTTCGCCTCGCGCAACGGCCGCATCGTGTCACTGATCGCGGTGCCGGCGCCCGGCGCGGACGAGGCCGATTTCGCCGCCCTGGTGACGCGGATTTCGGAAATCGCCGACGCGGCGCCGGACCGGGCGGTGCCGGTGTCGGCGGAGAGCATGGTGCCGACGGTGTTTTCGTCGGGCCTGGCGATCGAGGCGCGGGCCGCCAGGGGCGCGGTCGGCCGGACGCTCACCTATCTCAAGCTGGTGGCGGTCTCCGTTTTCGGCTGGGTGCTGTTCCGCAACCACTGGCGCTTCGGCGGGTTCGATCCCGACGCCTACCGGGCCATGAGCGTCCTGAACTCGGATTTCCGCAAGTTCGACGACGGCCTGCGCATGACGCTCGACTGCAATGCCGAGGTGGAAGCCGGGATCCGCCGGGCGCTGGAGGCGGCGCAGGCCGACGGGATCGCCGACTACGGCATCCATACCCAGGACGCCGCGCTTATGACCTGCCTGGTGCCCTCGGTGATGAGTGACGACCACATGCATTTCATCGACGGCGCCGCTGGCGGCTACGCGCAGGCGGCCGTCGCGCTCAAGGGGCGGATCGCCGCGCGCGCCGCGGCCGCGTAG